Genomic window (Amaranthus tricolor cultivar Red isolate AtriRed21 chromosome 7, ASM2621246v1, whole genome shotgun sequence):
tatacatacatacatacatatatatatatatatatatatatatacatacatacatacatacatacatatatatatatatatatatatatatatatatatatatatatatatatatatatatatatatatatatatatatatatatatatatatatacatatacatatatatacatatacatatatatatacatatacatatatatatacatatacgtacatatacatatatatatacatatacatacatacatatatatatatatatacacatacatacatatatatatacacatacatacatacatatatatatacacatatacatacatacatatatatatacacatatacatacatacatatatatacatacatatatatacatatatatacatatatatatattatatatatatatatgtatatatatgtatatatctgtatgtatatatatgtatgtatgtatatgtgtatatatatatgtatgtatgtatatgtgtatatatatatgtatgtatgtgtatatatatatatatgtatgtatgtatatgtatatatatatgtatatgtatgtatatgtatatatatatatatgtatatgtatatatatgtatatgtatgtatatgtatatgtatatatgtatatgtatatatgtatatatgtatatgtatatatgtatatttgtatatgtatatatgtatatgtatatatgtatatatgtatatgtgtatatgtatatatgtatatgtgtatgtatatatatgtatatgtgtatgtatatatatatatatatatatatatatatatatatatatatatatatataaggaaaaaaattctaaaaatttaataattattgttcTATAATTATGCAATTTTGGAGacataaaattaattgatataACTTATTTCATCAACTTTTGTATTCCCCATATCTAAATCTAAAAGAATATTAtctcaaaaaatagaaaatgagatgaaTAAAGTTGAACAAGCGTTACCATGAAGGTAGCGTATAGATTTTTCAACctaaattacactaatttttcattttcattaccaccatttattaccacctacttATTGGGCCGTTAAAAATATCGTCATGATAAAAGAATAAgcatattttatcaaaattcTACCATTAATTCTCAGCTCTAGTGAAGTATCACTTAAAAGTCTCGCAATCCTCATTTTCGCCTTTAAAGCTACTTCTATTCCAATCAGATAAcgtacaaaattaaataaagtaaagagaaaaagaaaattacccTTAGATTAGTTCTCTTGCCAGCTGAACGATCAACATTAGCAAGGCGATACTCATGCATAATCCAATTAGTCTTAATACCGTTTGGAGCTTTTCCAGCATAAAATACCAAAGCTTTTTTGATACCAAGTGTCTTCGGTTTTCCTATCGCTTTATCCGCTCCGGTTGCCTTCCAATACCCGCCTCCAGCTGCCCGGTTCGGTCTTGACCCGTTTGGATATTTCCTATCTCTTGGAGAAAAGAAATACCACTCTTTCTCACCATATAATGCCATCCCTGTTATGTTTACAAAATTATCAATACTTGTATTATTTTATGGCATTGAATTACCACCAAACTAaaggtttttaatttattaatttaagttaatttatatcaattttaatttaatttaattacttaattttt
Coding sequences:
- the LOC130818146 gene encoding protein ATAF2-like produces the protein MMSSEELVLPAGFRFHPTDEELVVHYLCRKCDSQPISVPIIADIDLYKFDPWQLPGMALYGEKEWYFFSPRDRKYPNGSRPNRAAGGGYWKATGADKAIGKPKTLGIKKALVFYAGKAPNGIKTNWIMHEYRLANVDRSAGKRTNLRVIFFFSLLYLILYVI